The following is a genomic window from Leptolyngbya sp. FACHB-261.
CACCCTACCGAAGAGAAGCCGCTCCAACCGTAGGGCCAGGCTTCATAGGTGTAGGAAGATGGATTTTGGGAGGGATTATTAACAAGGGTCCCAGTGGAATCAAAGTTGCCTGGTGGCCAACTCAGCAATGCGGCATCAACAGCATCTTCCAAAGCTTTAGCATCCGGTAGACGGGTTTCTTGTCCATCTGCTTTGATATAAGAATGTTCCCCTGGCGGAATTTGGGTAGGATTGACATCTGTTTGCCGAAACATTGCCGCTGAGTTGGAGGCAAACGCCAGCACTAATCCCGTATTGACATCAGTGTTAGGAGCACCCTCTAGAATTCGCCCTGTTTTAGCGTTGACAGTGGCATGGCAGAGGGCACAGGTAATGCCAGCCCGAACCTTACCATCGGCAATTTTGACTCGCATGCCTAGCGGTAAGAGTGAGCCTTTGGGCACATCAATGCCAGTGTTGAGCAGTGTGCCTGCCTTGAAATTACGGCCCCCAATTGTGACATCTTGATCCAAGGGGATCTGCAAGTTGGTGGTAGGTTTGCCGCGTAGTGACAGAATTGCCTTGGTCATGGTGACCAGATTAATCGGTCCATCCAAGGCACCGACTACATCTGTTTGAAAGATTTCGTTGCCAAAGGTTTCCTCGTAAAAAGCCTTGCGCCCGAGCTGGATCAGGTCCTTGGTAACGGCAACGGCTCCATTCTCAGGGGCTAACCTTTCGCGTCCTGCCTCAGTCTCTAAAAGGCGGTTTGCTTCGTCAGGATCAACGACATAACCTAAGACATCGTAAGAACCAAGCATCTCTGGTGCAGGCTTGGTTATGGGTGTGTAGGTGTTGTTGATGTTTGGCGTAGCTGGAAGCGCGATTTCAACTCGGTAAGCGAAAAATCCAATTACAAAGATCAATAAACCGAGTAGGGAAATTACACGTAGTGACTTGGATAAACCTTTCATTGCAGATTGGTGCCTTGCTTCCTGCTAGACTGCCTCATGCTTTAGCAGAGCCCCTGATTCAGCTGGTTTCAACAAGGTACCCGTAAACCTCTTGCTCAGCTTCTACCAGCTGAAGGAGGCGGTGCGAACCTATTTTGTGATGGTGACTACGGGAAACAGTCTTTAGATAGAAGTCAAGCAGGGATGCAACTGCTGATTTGGCATAATTTGAGAGTGATTATGAGCAAAGCCTACTGAAAAACACTGGGCGCAAAGACCTAATGAACTAGGATCCGCTTAAACGTTCCTAAGTTCTGAAAACCACTGAACTCGAAAATTTGGTTGAAAACAGTTACTTCAAGCGAGCTTACATTGAGGTAAGGTGCACCTAAGTTAAATTTGGAGAGAACTAAGCCCTCTAAACACCTCACTTCTCGCCCTCAGCGAGAGCACCAACCTGAGGAGCTACCTGGGCCGGTGAAGAAGATGTATCAGAAGGAGCTGTCTGCTTCTGTGCTTGATTCACGCCCCAAGAGGAATAGGCCAACACTCCCATAACCGCCAGCCTCACTAAGCCCATCATCGCACCTGCAATAAAAGCATTTCGGCCTAGCTTATTTTTATGAGGGCTTTTTTGTGACTGATCTTCTTGGTCTAGGGTCGCAGAGGTAACACCCTTATCGTTTAGTTGTAGGGTCATATTAATCCCTAAAGGTTTGTGGCTTCGATAGGTGACGATCTCAGGTCGTGTCAAAAGCTAAGGCTAGAATCCAAGTTTTATGAGCAGCTGATCAGTGGCAAAAATTAAACCAATACCGATCAGGACGATCAGGAATAGGCCAAGCATGGTTACACCCTTGCAAAAACTGGTGGCTTTTGAATAGAACCGTCTGAAATTTAAGGTGTCTCTAATTGCTCTTTAACTGAGGTGGATTAATTCAAACAGCTTCAGAACTAATTATTTCAGTTGTAGGCTTTGATATTGAGAAGTATCTCTATCTGGGGTTTTGGTTTTAGGCTAGCCTCGTACCTCGAGGGAAGTAAGCTGTACTCTGTGTGCTTTGCACAATATTGAGATTACGAAGTTCTGTTATGGTTGTCTCGGCATAACGGGATTCAATCTCTGCTCAACTAGGTATTAAAACCTAGGTTTTCAGCCTATGCTGAAGCGGTTGCTGCTGAAGAACTTGCTCGATGAATTGCTGCATCCGTTGGTAATGAGAACCCTGCCAGTAGATTTGGTCGCAACGGGGGCAGAGGCGAAAGTCCTCATAGTCCTGTCTAGTTTGAGGTGGTAACCGCTCCAGGATGCTGTCCTTAGCAACCAGTTCTAATTCGCTGTTGCAACTCAGACATCGCCGGAACGGCATAATCGCTCCAAACAGATTAAAGCGTCGTAGAACTTCAACTAACTGCTCTTGAGGATCAGTAGAGCGAACGCAATAACCGTGATTGACTATACTGCGTTTTAGCAAGCCCCGGTCCCGGCTCAGTAGAATCCGCTCCTCATTACAGGAGAGGCGAGCTAAGTCCTCGTCTTGGCCATCGTTCCAGTACAACACATCAAATCCCAGCATCCGCAGGTAGGTTGCTAGGCGACCAAGATTGATATCTAGGACAAAGCGAGCTTGAGGCAGAGGTTGGGGTTGCACTCGGCTAACTGGTTCAATATCAATAGTCGTAAAGGCCGGGTAGATACTAAGCCAGTCTCCGTCTTGTACTGAATAGTAGAAGTCGGTTGATTCACCATTGACCAGAATGAGGTTGACCTCTGGATGAGGGACACCTAGCGACTCAATTAAATCTTTGACTGACTCATGGCCTCTGAAGCAATGACTGAACCTCGCCTGTCTTCGCTCAGGAGCCAGAAAGTCATTGAGTTCAGCATAAAAGCGAAAGTGGGCTTTCCTCATAAACAAATGACCACCTGCAAAATCGAATGTGAACTTAACGAGAATTTCAGAAGCAAACTTTCAAGAAAATATGAGCAAGAAAAAACGGTGTTTAACTTCAAAAATATCCCAATCGAGCCGAACTACGAATCTCAATAAAATTCATGTCGAATTGTTGACG
Proteins encoded in this region:
- a CDS encoding Mut7-C RNAse domain-containing protein, with protein sequence MRKAHFRFYAELNDFLAPERRQARFSHCFRGHESVKDLIESLGVPHPEVNLILVNGESTDFYYSVQDGDWLSIYPAFTTIDIEPVSRVQPQPLPQARFVLDINLGRLATYLRMLGFDVLYWNDGQDEDLARLSCNEERILLSRDRGLLKRSIVNHGYCVRSTDPQEQLVEVLRRFNLFGAIMPFRRCLSCNSELELVAKDSILERLPPQTRQDYEDFRLCPRCDQIYWQGSHYQRMQQFIEQVLQQQPLQHRLKT